In Pedobacter sp. SL55, the following proteins share a genomic window:
- a CDS encoding efflux RND transporter periplasmic adaptor subunit — MSYIKSSKNYLYCLAVAGILAQSCTTTNTTVKEDKFEVTDSLISKLLIDTVQSPNNRMDLNFSAKITANEDLQAAIYPMVSGIVGSVNIKIGDRVSKGQVLANISSAEMAGFDKEVISADAELKIAERALKQAEELYKSGLSSAKELEEVKNDLIIKKAELQRAKTTLKLNGGNTKGTYNLKSPITGFVIEKNVNSHMQLRPDNEDALFKVADLSNVWAVINIYESEFAMLKEGDEVEVSVLSYPEKTYRGKIERIYNTIDNESRVINARVSIANKDLSLKPGMMATVKVAAKSDINLPSVNPKAVIFDENKNYVLVLDPKEKIRVQEIEIGRKTSNRTYVSKGLNAGDKVVASKQVFLFESLK; from the coding sequence ATGTCTTATATTAAATCCTCAAAAAACTATTTATACTGCCTTGCTGTAGCAGGCATACTGGCACAAAGCTGCACCACAACCAATACCACTGTTAAGGAAGACAAGTTCGAAGTAACCGACTCTTTAATCAGCAAGCTATTGATTGACACCGTACAATCTCCAAACAATCGAATGGATCTTAATTTCTCTGCAAAAATTACGGCTAATGAAGATTTGCAAGCTGCAATTTACCCAATGGTTAGCGGTATTGTAGGTTCGGTAAATATAAAAATCGGCGACCGAGTGAGTAAGGGACAAGTGCTGGCCAACATTAGCAGTGCAGAAATGGCTGGCTTTGATAAGGAAGTAATCAGTGCCGATGCGGAATTAAAAATCGCCGAAAGAGCCTTGAAACAAGCAGAAGAATTGTACAAAAGTGGTTTAAGTTCGGCCAAAGAACTAGAAGAAGTAAAAAACGACTTGATTATCAAAAAAGCGGAGCTACAGCGTGCTAAAACTACATTAAAGCTAAACGGCGGTAATACCAAAGGCACCTATAACCTCAAATCTCCTATTACTGGCTTTGTGATAGAAAAAAACGTAAATAGCCACATGCAATTACGCCCCGATAATGAAGACGCACTTTTTAAAGTAGCCGATTTATCAAACGTGTGGGCAGTAATCAATATCTACGAATCTGAATTTGCCATGTTAAAGGAAGGAGATGAAGTAGAAGTTTCGGTACTGTCTTATCCTGAAAAAACCTACCGAGGTAAAATTGAACGCATTTATAATACCATTGATAATGAAAGTAGAGTAATTAACGCCAGAGTAAGTATTGCCAATAAAGATTTAAGTCTAAAACCTGGCATGATGGCCACGGTAAAAGTAGCTGCTAAGTCAGATATCAATTTGCCATCAGTCAATCCTAAAGCAGTAATATTCGATGAGAATAAAAACTATGTATTGGTACTAGATCCAAAAGAGAAAATACGAGTACAAGAAATCGAAATTGGTCGTAAAACTAGCAATCGCACTTATGTGAGTAAAGGCTTAAATGCAGGCGATAAGGTTGTCGCTTCAAAACAGGTATTCCTTTTTGAAAGTTTGAAGTAA